CCTTTTTCCAAAGCGTGTGAACTTTTTTCTTGTCTTCAGGGACGGTTCCATACTACAAAAAAAcgacaatctcgttcctccaaccccaggttaagttattgatatttacctcatttttgtctggATCGAGCACTGAATGAAATAGATGAATTACGGAAGCATTATtgcttgccacgtctgctgcAGATGTGAGATTGGCTAGGGCATCTGCCTCGACATTTTCATCTCTTGATATTTGCATAATTTTCCAAGTTTGTAATTGTCTGATCAGATCACGTACCTTCTATAAGAACTGCTACATTAGTGCTTTCCTGgccgtataagtccccagcatttgattaactacgagctgTGAACCACTTTTGATCACAACTTGAttaatgccgagttctcgtgctagttccaaacctgcaatcacagcttcatactctgcctcattgttagttatagaatgacatttagtggcttgtcgaatggtttcacccgtaggtggtaccaaaataATTCCCAAGCCTGCACCCTtcacattagatgaaccatcagtaaataaggtccaaattccCGGATTAGATCAGTTGAACACTTATAATTCTTTTTCTACTTCCAATTTCattccttggctaaaatcagccacaaaatctgctaacacATGAGATTTTATCGCGGTTCTAGGCTGGTATGCaatgtcatattcacttaattctatagcccatttggctaacctacctgacaactcatgcttatgtaatatattgcataatggataagcagttactacagcgatatgatgacattgaaaataaggtcttaattttctagatgccacgATTAATGTAAGTGCTAgcttttctaactgaggataccacGTCTCCGTATCTAATAAAGATTTGATGACATAATAGATCAGAGATTGTTTAGGTCTTCAcgaactaaaacagcacttaccgctacttctgagacagcaaggtagatgagcaatctttccccagcctttggttttgcaagTAATAGCGGATTTGAAAGGTATGTCTTCAATATTTTGAGTGCCTGCTGACATTCCTCAGTCCATTCGAACtaatcttgctttttaagagttGAAAAGAACTTAAAGCACTTTTcagatgatttagaaatgaatctccccaaggctgcaattcttcctgccaacctctgcacttcttttttacttgtaagaATGTCAGGAATTTCTTcgatggccttaatctgtgcgggattcacttcaataccacggttagaaacaagaaaacccaaaaacttacctgatgcaacactGAATGCACATTTCTTcagatttaatttcatattgaaTTCTCACAAGATCTGAAACGTATCAGAAAAGATCCCCTGAATGTTGAGTTTTAACGAGCATGTCATCTACGTAGACCTCCATTGTTATTcccaaatgttcttggaacattttggtcactagtctttgatatgttgcaccagcatttttgagaccaaaaggcattatTTATAACAGTAAGTTCCTCAGAatgttataaatgaagttttttcttcatctattggaTCCATTTGATCTGATTGtatcctgaatatgcatctaaaaagcttaacaattcatgtcctgcagtagcatcaattagttgatctatatgtggtaatggaaaagaatctttaggacaagctttggtaaggtctgtgtaatctacacaaactcgccacttaccattcttcttcggtaccacaacagtattggttaaccaattaggatactttacctcacggataAACCCAATCTTTAGTAATTTTTGAACGTCATCTTGAAttacctgatttttgaaagtttctttctttctttcttttgtttgaaAGGGGGATACGATGGGACTTCATTTAATTTATGAGTCATTACCTCcagtggtattcctgtcatgtcagagtgggaccaagcaaaacaattcacgttagtttttaaaaattcaatcaacttacccTTCATGTCTTGGCTTAGATTGGCCCCTACGTAGACTTTCCTTTCAGTCCATTGTGCAAATAATATTACAGCTTCCAGGTCTtcaatcgttgttttgatattttcattttcctctAGTTCTTGAATGGCATATGGCCTTGAGTCCATGTCTGTTcgtccttgttcagttgaggtttgtgttgtggtaccctcaactagattctgtaattgctatttttcttcgtttcccgtacttgaatctgctacagagttgatgctcctggatgtatgttgttccccacggatttgacatattccccatggtgatggaaatttaataatttGGTGCAAGGTTGACGGA
This sequence is a window from Nicotiana sylvestris chromosome 3, ASM39365v2, whole genome shotgun sequence. Protein-coding genes within it:
- the LOC138887609 gene encoding uncharacterized protein, translating into MSAGTQNIEDIPFKSAITCKTKGWGKIAHLPCCLRSSDTETWYPQLEKLALTLIVASRKLRPYFQCHHIAVVTAYPLCNILHKHELSGRLAKWAIELSEYDIAYQPRTAIKSHVLADFVADFSQGMKLEGAGLGIILVPPTGETIRQATKCHSITNNEAEYEAVIAGLELARELGINQVVIKSGSQLVVNQMLGTYTARKALM